In one Bacteroidota bacterium genomic region, the following are encoded:
- a CDS encoding glycosyltransferase, with protein MTTIDQYIPIVGQATVSELYQLARHLEGKSVQNINSTAVGGGVAEILTRMIPLLKHLGVNASWDVIKGDERFFSITKKFHNALHGVSVDVSDDEFEYFIAMNRHNAEEMTFADVVFVHDPQPIVLIEKRKELGRNWVWRCHIDFSKPGARVWNFLQQYVNAYDAAVFSAPSFARKLNIPQVLIAPSIDPLSDKNRELPDETINEVFERFGIDRSRPIVTQISRFDYLKDPVGVIKAYKLAKKHVDMQLVLAGGGATDDPEGPAIMAQVQEEADKDKDVFVLFLPPSSDIEINALQRGSTVVLQKSLKEGFGLTVSEALWKGKPTIAGAVGGIPLQITHKYSGILTHSIEGTAHWMKHLINEPEFANALGTRGREHIRNNFLITRHIKDYLLLFLSLFRNNDVEYL; from the coding sequence ATGACAACCATTGATCAGTACATACCTATTGTCGGTCAGGCGACTGTATCCGAACTCTACCAACTTGCCAGGCACCTGGAAGGGAAGTCTGTGCAAAACATCAACTCTACCGCGGTTGGTGGCGGCGTTGCTGAAATCCTGACGCGTATGATACCGCTGCTGAAGCATTTAGGCGTGAATGCAAGCTGGGATGTCATCAAGGGAGATGAACGGTTCTTCAGCATTACAAAGAAATTTCATAATGCGCTCCACGGAGTTTCTGTGGATGTAAGCGACGATGAGTTCGAGTATTTCATTGCGATGAACAGGCACAATGCGGAGGAAATGACGTTTGCCGACGTTGTGTTTGTTCACGATCCGCAACCGATTGTTCTCATCGAAAAGAGAAAGGAGTTGGGACGGAATTGGGTTTGGCGTTGCCATATTGATTTTTCCAAACCAGGCGCCCGCGTGTGGAATTTCTTGCAACAATACGTCAATGCGTACGATGCGGCGGTTTTCTCGGCCCCGTCGTTTGCACGGAAATTGAACATCCCGCAGGTTCTGATCGCGCCGTCGATTGATCCGCTTAGCGACAAAAACAGGGAACTCCCCGACGAGACGATCAATGAAGTCTTTGAACGCTTCGGGATTGATCGGTCGAGGCCGATCGTTACGCAAATATCACGGTTCGACTATCTCAAAGACCCGGTGGGCGTGATAAAAGCGTACAAGCTGGCAAAAAAACATGTCGATATGCAACTCGTGCTCGCGGGTGGTGGTGCCACTGATGATCCCGAGGGCCCGGCGATCATGGCGCAAGTTCAAGAGGAAGCTGATAAGGACAAGGATGTGTTCGTGCTCTTCCTTCCTCCGTCGAGCGATATCGAGATTAACGCATTGCAGCGCGGTTCAACGGTCGTGCTTCAAAAATCGCTGAAGGAAGGGTTCGGTCTCACAGTCTCCGAGGCATTATGGAAAGGGAAGCCCACGATTGCCGGCGCCGTCGGGGGAATTCCGCTGCAAATCACACACAAATATTCCGGAATCCTCACGCATTCAATCGAGGGAACAGCGCATTGGATGAAACATCTGATCAATGAGCCTGAATTTGCCAATGCACTTGGCACGCGGGGTCGTGAACACATCCGGAACAATTTTCTGATTACACGTCACATCAAGGACTATTTGCTGCTGTTTCTGTCGTTGTTCCGAAACAACGATGTCGAGTATTTGTAA
- a CDS encoding universal stress protein encodes MKNSPGKKKAAPSKTTKRRTSLKKPARKQLPAATETLSKFINEILVPVDFSGYSKNALRYAIPLAQQYGARLHLVYVIEPTIYPADLGFGQVVMPGVEEEIRTKSDHELQSLIREEIGNRVKADATVRLGKPHQEILKEAEEKNIDLIIIATHGHTGVEQILFGSTAMRVVRLAKCPVLTVRPLSE; translated from the coding sequence ATGAAGAACTCCCCCGGAAAGAAAAAAGCGGCACCTTCAAAAACCACAAAACGGAGGACTTCGCTGAAAAAGCCTGCACGAAAGCAACTTCCTGCCGCAACCGAGACTCTCTCCAAGTTTATCAATGAAATACTCGTTCCTGTGGATTTTTCGGGCTATTCGAAGAACGCTCTTCGATATGCAATTCCTCTCGCCCAACAGTACGGCGCACGTTTGCATTTGGTTTACGTCATCGAACCCACAATCTATCCGGCAGATCTCGGATTCGGTCAGGTGGTGATGCCGGGAGTGGAGGAAGAAATCCGGACAAAAAGCGATCATGAACTGCAGTCGCTTATCAGGGAAGAAATCGGCAACAGGGTAAAAGCAGATGCGACAGTTCGTTTGGGAAAGCCTCATCAGGAAATTCTGAAAGAAGCGGAGGAGAAGAATATCGATCTCATCATCATTGCCACGCACGGACATACGGGCGTTGAGCAGATTCTGTTCGGCAGTACGGCAATGCGCGTTGTGCGTCTTGCAAAATGTCCGGTGTTAACTGTTCGTCCGCTATCAGAGTAA
- a CDS encoding MFS transporter, giving the protein MGRTLPGSDFFSSPAGRKFLFAALYFSEGAPIGFIWWALPTRLRAADIPVEEITALTAVLVLPWVFKFAWAPLVDVLRTHRWNLPEWIVASQILMGLCLLPLAFLDFHEYYSLIVPLLILHAITAATQDASIDALSIATVPSTERGSLNGWMQTGMLGGRALFGGGALLAAEWIGEGGVIILLVGAIWFSMALVIAAKPDLHIPQTSERFAERRTSFLINLREVVAHKSTWVGLLFAGVAGAGFEAVGAVAGPFLVDRGFSIAEVGWFFGIPVVAGMVAGALLGGYASDRFGRIRAVMIFLVAIAACIFTLSLFDAATNGSGGWEYVVLLSLLYVCIGMFTAASYALFMDITDVRLGATQFSTYMGATNGCESWATLVVGRMIPAFGYPIAFAVMAAISLLTIPLVRTLRPRDT; this is encoded by the coding sequence GTGGGTCGGACGCTTCCCGGATCGGACTTCTTCTCTTCTCCTGCCGGACGAAAATTCCTCTTTGCCGCTTTGTACTTCAGCGAAGGGGCGCCCATCGGGTTCATTTGGTGGGCCTTGCCGACCCGGCTTCGGGCGGCCGACATTCCTGTCGAAGAGATTACTGCACTCACGGCGGTTCTCGTCCTTCCCTGGGTGTTCAAGTTTGCCTGGGCTCCGTTGGTGGATGTGTTGCGTACGCATCGATGGAATCTTCCTGAGTGGATTGTTGCATCGCAAATCCTCATGGGACTTTGTCTTCTTCCCCTTGCGTTTCTTGACTTCCATGAGTACTACAGCTTGATTGTTCCGCTTCTCATTCTTCATGCAATTACGGCTGCGACGCAGGATGCTTCGATTGACGCTCTTTCGATTGCAACCGTTCCATCCACGGAACGCGGCTCGCTTAATGGCTGGATGCAAACGGGTATGTTGGGTGGACGGGCGCTGTTCGGCGGCGGCGCGCTTCTCGCGGCTGAATGGATCGGAGAGGGCGGAGTTATCATTCTGCTTGTCGGGGCGATCTGGTTTTCGATGGCATTGGTGATTGCTGCAAAGCCCGATCTTCACATTCCTCAAACCTCAGAACGATTTGCAGAACGGCGTACTTCCTTTCTGATAAATTTGCGTGAAGTGGTGGCTCACAAATCCACATGGGTGGGACTGCTCTTTGCCGGCGTGGCAGGCGCGGGTTTTGAAGCAGTCGGCGCCGTCGCCGGACCTTTCCTGGTCGACAGAGGTTTTTCGATAGCTGAGGTCGGATGGTTTTTCGGAATTCCGGTTGTTGCCGGAATGGTGGCAGGCGCGTTGCTCGGGGGCTACGCTTCGGATAGGTTCGGCAGAATCCGTGCTGTCATGATTTTTCTTGTTGCCATTGCGGCGTGCATCTTCACTCTTTCGTTGTTCGATGCTGCAACGAACGGAAGTGGCGGTTGGGAATATGTCGTTCTTCTCTCATTACTCTACGTCTGCATCGGGATGTTCACGGCGGCATCGTATGCGTTGTTCATGGATATCACCGATGTTCGGCTCGGCGCAACGCAATTCAGTACCTACATGGGGGCAACAAACGGATGCGAATCGTGGGCGACATTGGTGGTCGGCAGGATGATTCCGGCGTTCGGTTACCCGATTGCATTTGCCGTAATGGCGGCGATATCGCTTTTGACAATCCCTCTTGTCCGAACACTTCGCCCGCGCGATACGTAG
- a CDS encoding universal stress protein, with protein sequence MPVRSILCPVDLNEGSHIALATASVLAKSMDAVLHIMYVLPRSGRNESDHRHEDILQNAVDQHVSAEVRTRLTLLYGDPVDEIVNTANTISADLIVMATNSDGGWEFHQNGVMAEEVAQLVECPVYALRISDITNHTSIPFDYFVRQYICLN encoded by the coding sequence ATGCCTGTACGCTCGATACTCTGCCCGGTTGACCTGAACGAGGGATCACACATTGCCCTCGCTACTGCCAGCGTGCTGGCGAAATCGATGGATGCTGTGCTGCATATAATGTATGTCCTGCCGCGCTCCGGACGTAACGAGAGCGATCACCGGCATGAAGATATTCTGCAGAATGCCGTCGACCAGCACGTTTCTGCAGAAGTGAGAACCCGGTTGACGTTGCTCTACGGCGATCCCGTCGACGAAATCGTCAATACCGCGAACACTATTTCGGCGGATTTGATTGTCATGGCAACCAACTCCGATGGCGGATGGGAGTTCCACCAGAACGGCGTGATGGCCGAAGAGGTTGCCCAGCTTGTGGAATGCCCGGTGTATGCACTGCGGATCAGCGACATCACCAATCACACATCAATACCGTTTGACTATTTTGTCCGGCAGTACATCTGCCTCAATTGA
- a CDS encoding bifunctional alpha,alpha-trehalose-phosphate synthase (UDP-forming)/trehalose-phosphatase: protein MKRESKHTHAQRLVMVSNRLPFRVATEGGKLQFRESAGGLVTGLSAFLDSLNSNSKDMREYLWIGWPGDTVDSSLHEKVKREALAKHRSFPVFLTEEEMSQFYFGFCNKTIWPLFHYFPSLTVYQESMWKQYVQVNETFCNSILEVLSENDVVWIHDYHLLLLPKMLKQKVPHVRVGFFLHIPFPSFEIFRLLPRTWRSEILEGLLGADLMGFHSYDYTQHYLQCVLRLLGHEHNMGQIYTPDLVSKADTFPMGIDFEKFALAASSEGVKQEAEKLRASIGPPRIILSVDRLDYSKGILNRLQGFETLLDKNAGLMGDVVLVMIVVPSRIGVDDYDLMKRQIEEFVGKINGKFGRVDWTPIIYQYRHVPFEHLVALYSVSDVCLVTPLRDGMNLVAKEYVASKTDGNGVLILSEMAGAAKELGEAIIINPSNHEEIAEAMQQALEMPPDEQQRRNTIMQDRIRRYNVTRWAHDFVQELLATQEVQERYCAKLLPPSARQSVINHYNLSRQRLVLLDYDGTLVQFVRHPALAKPKDELLNLLRRLAESSGSTVVIISGRDKATLQQWFGELPVGLVAEHGAWVKELNSEWNLLKNHSNEWKLRIHPILELYADRLPGARVEEKEYSLVWHYRGADPEQGLLLARELTDHLTTFTANTDLQVMRGHKVVEIRTAGVNKGTAAEHFLRKGEFDFILAGGDDWTDEDLFAVMPENAYSIKIGIGSTRARYNLRNPKEVLRLLEQFTKNMHESSVLTEDISSR from the coding sequence ATGAAGCGGGAATCAAAGCATACGCACGCGCAACGTCTGGTTATGGTATCGAACCGTCTGCCTTTTCGTGTCGCGACGGAGGGAGGGAAGCTCCAATTTCGTGAGTCCGCCGGCGGTTTGGTGACCGGTCTTTCGGCCTTTCTCGATTCACTGAATAGCAACTCGAAGGATATGCGGGAATATTTGTGGATCGGTTGGCCCGGTGATACCGTTGATTCATCCCTTCACGAAAAAGTGAAACGGGAAGCGCTTGCGAAACATCGTTCGTTTCCCGTTTTTCTCACGGAAGAAGAGATGAGTCAATTTTATTTCGGATTCTGCAACAAAACAATCTGGCCGCTGTTCCATTATTTCCCGTCTCTTACGGTGTATCAAGAGTCGATGTGGAAACAGTATGTTCAGGTGAATGAAACATTCTGCAACAGCATACTGGAAGTGCTGAGCGAGAATGATGTTGTCTGGATTCACGACTACCATCTGTTGCTTCTCCCGAAAATGCTGAAACAAAAAGTGCCTCATGTCAGGGTCGGCTTCTTTCTTCATATTCCTTTTCCATCGTTTGAGATCTTCCGGTTGTTGCCGCGAACGTGGCGCAGCGAAATACTTGAAGGGTTGCTCGGTGCCGATTTGATGGGATTTCATTCCTACGACTATACGCAGCACTACCTCCAATGCGTGTTGCGCCTTCTGGGTCACGAGCACAACATGGGGCAAATCTACACTCCGGACTTGGTTTCGAAGGCCGACACATTCCCCATGGGAATCGACTTTGAAAAATTTGCCCTTGCTGCGTCGAGTGAGGGAGTAAAGCAAGAAGCGGAAAAGTTGCGTGCAAGCATTGGGCCGCCGCGGATTATCCTTTCTGTTGACAGGCTCGATTATTCAAAAGGGATTCTTAATCGTCTGCAGGGTTTTGAAACCCTGCTTGACAAGAATGCCGGTCTGATGGGAGATGTTGTTCTGGTGATGATAGTCGTGCCCTCCCGCATTGGAGTTGACGACTATGATCTGATGAAACGTCAGATCGAAGAATTTGTCGGCAAGATCAACGGCAAATTCGGGCGCGTTGATTGGACCCCGATTATCTACCAATACAGGCATGTGCCGTTCGAGCACCTCGTTGCGCTGTATTCGGTTAGCGACGTCTGTCTTGTAACGCCGCTCCGTGACGGAATGAATCTTGTAGCCAAAGAGTATGTTGCGAGCAAAACAGACGGGAACGGCGTGTTAATTCTCAGCGAGATGGCCGGCGCGGCCAAGGAACTCGGCGAGGCAATCATCATCAATCCGAGCAATCACGAAGAGATAGCCGAGGCAATGCAGCAGGCGCTTGAGATGCCGCCGGATGAACAACAGCGCCGCAATACGATTATGCAGGATCGGATCCGGCGATACAACGTAACTCGGTGGGCTCATGATTTCGTACAGGAGCTGCTGGCAACACAGGAAGTGCAGGAACGGTATTGTGCAAAGCTTCTTCCGCCGTCGGCCCGTCAATCGGTTATCAATCACTACAACTTGAGTCGTCAGCGACTTGTGTTGCTCGATTATGATGGAACCCTCGTACAGTTCGTGCGGCATCCGGCGCTTGCCAAACCGAAGGATGAACTTCTGAACTTGCTCCGCCGGCTGGCGGAAAGCTCGGGGTCGACAGTTGTGATTATCAGCGGCCGTGACAAAGCAACATTGCAGCAATGGTTTGGAGAGTTGCCTGTCGGATTGGTCGCCGAACATGGAGCATGGGTGAAAGAACTGAACAGTGAATGGAATCTCTTGAAGAACCACTCCAACGAATGGAAGCTCCGCATTCATCCCATTCTCGAACTGTACGCCGACAGGCTCCCCGGCGCACGCGTTGAAGAGAAGGAATACTCGCTGGTCTGGCATTATCGCGGTGCCGATCCCGAGCAGGGGCTGTTGCTGGCGCGGGAATTGACGGACCATCTCACGACATTTACCGCCAACACTGATCTTCAGGTGATGCGCGGGCACAAGGTCGTTGAGATACGTACAGCCGGAGTGAACAAAGGAACTGCCGCCGAGCATTTCCTCAGGAAGGGAGAGTTCGATTTTATTCTCGCGGGAGGAGATGATTGGACGGACGAAGACCTGTTTGCCGTGATGCCGGAGAATGCCTATTCCATCAAAATCGGAATCGGGAGTACCCGGGCACGCTATAATCTGAGAAACCCGAAGGAGGTTCTCCGACTTCTGGAACAGTTTACGAAGAATATGCATGAATCCTCCGTGTTAACAGAGGATATTTCGTCACGTTAG
- a CDS encoding amidohydrolase yields MIIDCHTHINNYHNEEVESLQKCLDELQLEMRRNRVSVSLVLTSYKVNAGRPSTHDAVRATRNLNNVFIVAGISYLHYTIDDLNSIRPYLEEGSVRGLKLYPGYEPFYPSDPKLDPVYALAAEMQVPVMIHTGDTFTPKGKLKYAHPLNVDDVAVDHPDVNFVICHLGSPWFRDCMEVVYKNSNVYTDISGLVLGNFTDRFESYMHKQLQEMLTYGVEPDKVLFGSDWPISSMNSYIEFMEELHIPARERQKIMYENAARLFKIPVQQQGFKIGSLLTKLT; encoded by the coding sequence ATGATCATCGATTGCCACACACACATTAACAACTATCACAACGAAGAAGTAGAATCGCTGCAGAAATGTCTGGACGAATTGCAGCTTGAAATGCGTCGTAATCGCGTTAGTGTCTCGCTTGTCCTCACATCATACAAAGTAAATGCCGGACGCCCGTCGACGCATGATGCTGTGCGTGCGACACGAAATCTGAACAATGTTTTTATCGTGGCCGGCATCAGCTATCTTCACTATACAATAGATGATCTTAACAGCATCCGCCCCTATCTTGAGGAAGGCTCGGTAAGGGGCCTGAAACTGTATCCCGGATACGAGCCGTTCTACCCGAGCGACCCGAAACTCGACCCGGTGTATGCCCTTGCTGCCGAAATGCAGGTGCCTGTCATGATTCACACCGGAGATACGTTTACGCCCAAAGGAAAGCTCAAGTACGCGCACCCGCTGAATGTGGATGATGTCGCCGTTGATCATCCCGATGTCAACTTTGTGATTTGTCATTTGGGAAGTCCGTGGTTCAGGGATTGTATGGAAGTCGTGTATAAAAACAGCAACGTGTACACCGACATCTCAGGCCTTGTTCTCGGCAACTTTACCGACCGGTTTGAAAGCTACATGCACAAACAATTGCAGGAAATGCTGACGTACGGAGTTGAGCCGGACAAAGTGTTGTTCGGCAGCGACTGGCCGATTTCTTCCATGAATTCCTATATTGAGTTCATGGAAGAATTGCATATTCCGGCCAGAGAACGCCAAAAAATCATGTACGAAAACGCTGCACGCCTGTTCAAAATTCCCGTTCAACAACAAGGATTCAAGATCGGCTCCCTTCTCACCAAACTGACATAG
- a CDS encoding polyprenyl synthetase family protein, giving the protein GLDLSEKKLTLPLIHAFTKAPKKEGKEILSMIKNGGKKASPKRVLEFVERNGGIEYAEEKARNFSARAKEQIASFPDTASKQALVAFADFVVEREK; this is encoded by the coding sequence CCGGACTTGATTTGAGTGAGAAGAAGCTGACTCTCCCCCTTATCCATGCGTTCACCAAAGCGCCGAAGAAAGAGGGGAAAGAAATCCTCAGCATGATCAAGAACGGCGGAAAGAAAGCCAGCCCAAAACGCGTTCTTGAGTTTGTCGAACGAAACGGCGGAATCGAGTACGCGGAAGAGAAAGCCCGCAACTTCTCGGCACGGGCAAAGGAACAAATTGCCTCCTTCCCTGACACGGCGAGCAAGCAGGCACTGGTTGCCTTTGCCGACTTTGTTGTAGAGAGAGAGAAGTAG
- a CDS encoding mechanosensitive ion channel family protein — protein sequence MSLFQTNFLGNSLQDWLLAAGMAVVVYSVLTFMFKRVARRFSRFAATTETRIDNIVAEILGKTRWFFILGIALFAGGKYVTLPPAGESLLRNIVIFTTLIQTGLWATQLLASWIRESVERKMAEDAASATTMTAMSFLGRVLIWSVVLLLALDNMGVNITALVTGLGIGGVAVALAIQNILGDLFASLSIVLDKPFVIGDFIIVNEYLGTVEYIGLKTTRIRSLSGEQVIFSNSDLLKSRIRNFKRMQQRRVVFSIGITYQTPFEKLSRVAGMIRSIIEVQPLARFDRAHFKEYGDSSLVFEIVYHVGSADFNTYMDIQQHINLEIYRRFEDEGIDFAYPTRTVYLHNGSQDAVASPKEKTSGFRISKEN from the coding sequence ATGTCTCTATTTCAAACGAACTTTCTCGGGAACTCCCTGCAAGATTGGCTTCTTGCTGCAGGAATGGCCGTGGTGGTGTATTCCGTCCTCACGTTCATGTTCAAACGTGTTGCACGCCGGTTTTCGAGATTCGCGGCAACGACTGAAACCCGGATCGACAATATTGTGGCGGAAATTCTCGGTAAGACGAGATGGTTTTTCATCCTCGGCATCGCGCTGTTTGCCGGAGGGAAGTACGTCACCCTGCCCCCTGCCGGAGAAAGTCTGCTCCGGAACATCGTCATCTTCACAACGCTTATTCAAACCGGCTTGTGGGCAACACAACTGCTTGCGTCATGGATTCGCGAGTCTGTGGAGCGCAAAATGGCTGAAGATGCCGCAAGCGCCACGACAATGACGGCCATGAGTTTTCTTGGAAGAGTGCTCATCTGGTCGGTGGTGCTGCTTCTTGCGCTCGACAACATGGGCGTGAACATCACGGCACTTGTTACAGGGCTCGGTATTGGAGGGGTTGCTGTCGCGCTCGCCATTCAGAATATTCTTGGAGATCTGTTCGCTTCTCTTTCCATTGTGTTGGACAAGCCGTTCGTTATCGGTGATTTCATTATCGTCAATGAATATCTCGGAACTGTCGAATACATCGGGCTGAAAACGACTCGCATCAGAAGTCTCTCGGGAGAGCAGGTGATTTTCTCGAATTCCGATTTGCTGAAAAGCAGGATACGGAATTTCAAACGGATGCAGCAACGGCGTGTTGTCTTCTCAATCGGTATTACGTATCAAACACCGTTTGAGAAGCTGTCCCGTGTCGCCGGAATGATCCGCTCCATTATTGAAGTGCAGCCGCTTGCCCGGTTCGACAGGGCGCATTTCAAAGAGTACGGCGATTCATCGCTTGTGTTCGAGATTGTGTATCACGTTGGAAGTGCCGACTTCAATACCTACATGGATATCCAGCAACACATCAATCTGGAAATCTATCGTCGGTTCGAAGATGAAGGCATTGACTTCGCATACCCGACCCGGACTGTCTATCTTCACAATGGCTCGCAAGATGCCGTGGCATCGCCGAAAGAGAAGACTTCCGGTTTTCGCATTTCCAAGGAGAACTGA
- a CDS encoding GNAT family N-acetyltransferase yields the protein MTNIDLTAFEKNITVRQIAIEDFDQIVELQLKCFPGMKPWTREQIESQLQIFPEGQICIEYQGNIVASSSSLILDFAMYSDWHSWKDIADAGFIRNHNPEGNTLYGIEIMVDPAFRGMKLARRLYEARKKLAREKNLMRIVLGGRIPGYVKHKDQMTAREYVEKVINKSLIDPVLTTQLSNGFVLKRLLKSYMDSDKESLGYATFLEWSNLDYQPDVHRAFIPTKAVRICAVQYQMREVKSFSEFAKQCEYFVDVSSDYKADFILFPENLTTQLLTFMPPERPGLAVRKLSEFTPQYLELFSGLALKYDVNIIGGTHFTLEGDDLYNASYLFKRNGGIGKQYKLHITPDEKRWWGVKGGDKIEVFETDKGKISIQICHDIEFPEVSRLAAERGAQIIFVPFCTDERYSYLRVRYCAQARCIENHVYVAMAGTVGNLPSVENMDVQYAQSGIFTPSDIPFTRDAVSSESTPNIETVIVDDVDLELLKRQRQSGSLLNWNDRRTDLYDVKQMT from the coding sequence ATGACAAACATCGACCTGACCGCGTTCGAGAAGAACATCACCGTCCGGCAAATCGCGATTGAGGACTTCGACCAGATTGTCGAACTGCAGCTGAAATGTTTTCCGGGAATGAAGCCGTGGACGAGAGAGCAAATCGAGAGTCAGCTTCAGATCTTTCCTGAAGGTCAGATTTGTATCGAATATCAGGGAAATATCGTCGCTTCTTCAAGCAGCTTGATTCTGGATTTTGCGATGTACAGCGACTGGCACAGTTGGAAAGATATTGCCGACGCAGGCTTTATCCGCAACCACAATCCTGAAGGCAACACGCTGTACGGCATCGAGATCATGGTCGACCCGGCCTTCCGGGGGATGAAACTCGCCCGCCGGCTGTATGAGGCCCGCAAGAAGCTCGCACGCGAAAAAAACCTGATGCGTATTGTTCTGGGCGGTCGCATTCCCGGGTACGTCAAGCACAAAGATCAGATGACGGCTCGTGAGTACGTCGAGAAAGTCATCAATAAGTCGTTGATTGATCCCGTTCTTACAACGCAACTCTCGAATGGATTTGTGCTGAAGCGCCTCCTGAAGTCGTATATGGATTCGGACAAAGAATCGCTGGGGTATGCGACGTTCCTTGAATGGTCAAACCTCGACTATCAACCCGACGTGCATCGGGCATTCATTCCCACAAAAGCTGTCCGCATTTGTGCCGTTCAGTATCAGATGCGGGAAGTCAAAAGCTTTTCCGAGTTCGCGAAGCAATGCGAGTATTTCGTTGACGTCTCATCCGACTACAAGGCGGATTTCATTCTCTTTCCTGAAAATCTTACAACCCAATTGTTGACCTTCATGCCGCCCGAACGTCCGGGACTCGCGGTACGAAAGCTGTCAGAGTTTACGCCGCAATATCTTGAACTGTTCTCCGGCCTCGCATTGAAGTATGATGTGAACATTATCGGCGGAACGCATTTTACGCTTGAAGGCGACGATTTGTACAACGCCTCGTACTTGTTCAAGCGCAACGGCGGCATCGGCAAACAGTACAAACTGCATATCACGCCCGATGAAAAACGCTGGTGGGGAGTGAAAGGAGGAGACAAGATTGAAGTGTTTGAAACCGACAAAGGAAAGATCTCCATCCAAATCTGTCATGATATTGAGTTCCCGGAAGTGTCGCGTCTTGCCGCCGAACGGGGAGCGCAAATCATTTTCGTTCCGTTCTGTACGGACGAGAGATATTCCTACCTGCGGGTGAGATACTGCGCACAGGCCCGATGCATTGAGAATCACGTGTATGTTGCAATGGCGGGTACAGTCGGAAATCTTCCTTCGGTCGAGAATATGGATGTTCAGTATGCCCAGTCCGGGATTTTCACTCCATCCGATATTCCCTTTACGCGCGACGCCGTATCATCCGAATCGACGCCGAACATCGAAACAGTCATCGTCGATGATGTTGATCTTGAGTTGCTGAAACGCCAGCGCCAGTCGGGAAGTCTGTTGAACTGGAACGACAGGCGTACCGACTTGTACGACGTGAAGCAGATGACATAG
- a CDS encoding YtxH domain-containing protein yields the protein MTTYERSITLRKGIVVGFAVGSAVAAILALLFAPKSGRELRGDIRDKSRKLVSDVEILADKAKSNLREVTRKLEERETKLVGAVKAGVEAYKEKRSDDAERLADNRAAEHG from the coding sequence ATGACGACATACGAACGATCGATAACCTTGAGAAAAGGAATTGTTGTGGGATTTGCCGTCGGTAGTGCCGTCGCGGCAATACTCGCCCTGCTCTTTGCCCCAAAGAGCGGAAGAGAACTTCGCGGGGATATTCGTGACAAAAGCAGAAAGCTTGTTTCGGATGTTGAAATACTGGCGGACAAAGCAAAATCAAACCTCCGTGAGGTGACAAGAAAACTGGAGGAGAGAGAAACGAAACTCGTCGGCGCTGTCAAGGCGGGTGTTGAGGCGTACAAAGAAAAGCGCAGCGACGATGCTGAGAGACTCGCAGATAACCGTGCCGCAGAGCATGGTTAA